A genomic segment from Deltaproteobacteria bacterium encodes:
- a CDS encoding N-acetyl-gamma-glutamyl-phosphate reductase gives MLPCAVIGSTGYTGIELVKILLQHPSVKLTALTTRQQESFPIQTLIPTLSKDINLKVEPYSFEQIKDKAELIFLCLPHTESAETGKAFYNAGKIVIDLSADFRLRSKESYETWYGVPHPSSELLKEAVYGLPEINRGKIKEAKLIANPGCYPTGSILGLAPLLARGLVETDSIIIDAKSGVSGAGKKLTSTTQFCEVDGNFNAYKVNKHQHMPEIEQILTDIAGAPIAITFVPHLLPIERGILTTIYLQKKKNVADAEINRAFLEAYDKEPFVKVRPEGLRPEGQFPSIKDVQRTNFCDIGFSVDAKTGRVIVITAIDNLVKGASGQAVQNMNIRMGFPEEEGLRRW, from the coding sequence ATGCTCCCCTGCGCTGTTATTGGGTCCACCGGTTATACCGGAATTGAGTTGGTCAAGATTTTGCTCCAACATCCGAGCGTAAAACTGACTGCACTGACCACACGTCAGCAGGAAAGTTTTCCGATTCAAACTTTAATTCCCACTTTGTCCAAAGATATTAATTTGAAAGTGGAGCCTTATTCTTTCGAACAAATTAAAGACAAAGCGGAGCTTATTTTTCTTTGTCTCCCCCACACCGAATCTGCTGAAACGGGAAAAGCTTTTTATAATGCGGGGAAAATCGTCATCGACCTTTCGGCCGATTTCAGACTGCGATCCAAAGAGAGCTACGAAACCTGGTATGGTGTGCCTCATCCCAGCAGTGAACTTTTGAAAGAGGCTGTCTATGGACTTCCCGAAATCAACCGTGGAAAAATCAAGGAGGCGAAACTCATTGCCAACCCGGGTTGTTATCCCACCGGCTCCATCTTAGGTTTGGCCCCTTTGCTGGCACGGGGTCTTGTTGAAACAGACTCTATTATAATAGATGCCAAATCCGGCGTGAGTGGCGCCGGGAAAAAATTGACCTCCACCACACAATTTTGCGAAGTGGATGGAAATTTTAACGCCTACAAAGTCAATAAACACCAGCATATGCCGGAGATTGAACAAATTTTAACAGACATCGCCGGAGCCCCGATTGCCATTACTTTTGTTCCCCATCTTCTCCCCATCGAACGGGGAATTTTGACGACGATTTATTTACAGAAAAAGAAAAACGTGGCGGATGCAGAAATCAACCGCGCCTTTTTGGAAGCCTACGACAAAGAACCTTTTGTAAAAGTGCGACCCGAGGGTCTGCGACCCGAAGGCCAATTTCCCTCAATAAAAGATGTTCAGCGAACCAACTTTTGTGATATTGGTTTTAGCGTCGACGCAAAAACGGGCCGTGTCATTGTTATTACGGCCATTGACAATCTTGTGAAAGGGGCTTCGGGCCAAGCCGTGCAAAATATGAATATCCGGATGGGATTTCCCGAAGAAGAGGGATTGAGAAGATGGTAA
- the argB gene encoding acetylglutamate kinase: MERYVEKASILIEALPYIKKFRGKEILIKYGGAAMKDDDVHENLLLDLVFMNYVGIKPILVHGGGNHITANLKQKGIESRFVNGLRVTDKATIDVVQETLAELNKEIVHDINRFGARAIGLSGHDAEILNVKKHTEHGDVGFVGDVVSVNIFPMKELTEYRMIPVVYPIGIDENGVAYNVNADEAASKIAVAMDVQKIIVLTNVKGILRDPADAESLISSLHVSEIPNLIEKGVISAGMIPKVKACVNALEGGVKKAHIIDGRIKHSLLLEIFTDQGIGTEITMVKN; this comes from the coding sequence ATGGAACGATACGTTGAAAAAGCCAGTATTTTAATCGAGGCACTTCCCTACATCAAAAAATTTCGCGGGAAAGAAATTCTCATTAAATATGGCGGCGCCGCCATGAAAGACGACGACGTTCATGAAAATTTGCTCTTGGATCTTGTCTTCATGAATTATGTTGGCATCAAACCGATTTTGGTTCACGGCGGTGGCAATCACATCACCGCCAATTTAAAGCAAAAGGGAATTGAGAGCCGGTTCGTGAATGGTTTGCGCGTCACGGATAAAGCAACAATTGATGTGGTGCAAGAAACACTGGCTGAGTTGAACAAAGAAATTGTCCACGACATCAACCGTTTTGGAGCGCGCGCCATCGGTCTTTCCGGTCATGACGCAGAAATTTTGAATGTGAAAAAACACACGGAACACGGGGATGTGGGTTTTGTGGGCGATGTTGTTTCCGTAAATATTTTTCCCATGAAGGAGCTGACCGAGTACCGGATGATTCCGGTGGTCTATCCTATCGGCATTGATGAAAATGGAGTTGCCTACAATGTAAACGCCGACGAAGCCGCTTCCAAAATTGCCGTGGCGATGGATGTACAAAAAATCATCGTCCTCACCAACGTCAAAGGAATTTTGCGCGACCCCGCGGATGCTGAATCTCTCATCTCGTCATTGCATGTCAGCGAAATTCCCAACTTGATTGAAAAAGGAGTGATTAGCGCCGGTATGATTCCCAAAGTGAAAGCGTGCGTGAACGCACTCGAAGGAGGCGTGAAAAAAGCCCACATCATTGACGGCCGCATCAAACACTCCCTACTTCTGGAAATTTTCACGGATCAAGGTATCGGCACCGAAATCACAATGGTGAAAAATTAG
- a CDS encoding GNAT family N-acetyltransferase codes for MFHLKIDSELELRLFDPLHAEVLCVLIEKNRKYLRQWLPWLDLNKGLKDTQGFIEHSIKEYKEKKSVVTGIWYHNNLVGVASLVAIDWMHKWTVIGYWISEEMQGKGLVTKSSRALIDYAFHDLKLNRVEIRCATENQKSRAVIERLGLKKEGVKRQMEWLYDHFVDALVYSVLAKEWIAERS; via the coding sequence ATGTTTCATTTGAAAATTGATTCAGAATTGGAACTTCGTTTGTTTGATCCTCTTCATGCAGAGGTTCTATGTGTGCTAATTGAAAAAAATAGAAAATATTTGCGCCAATGGTTGCCGTGGCTTGATTTGAACAAGGGCCTTAAAGATACGCAAGGTTTCATCGAACATTCCATCAAGGAATATAAAGAAAAGAAATCGGTCGTTACGGGTATTTGGTATCATAACAATTTGGTGGGTGTAGCCAGTCTTGTTGCGATCGATTGGATGCATAAATGGACTGTCATCGGATATTGGATTAGCGAAGAAATGCAGGGGAAAGGTTTGGTGACCAAATCATCCCGCGCTTTAATTGATTATGCCTTTCATGATTTGAAACTCAATCGCGTCGAAATTCGATGCGCCACCGAAAATCAAAAAAGCCGTGCAGTGATTGAACGCCTCGGTTTAAAAAAAGAAGGTGTCAAAAGACAGATGGAGTGGCTCTACGATCATTTCGTTGACGCCCTTGTCTATTCTGTCTTAGCGAAGGAATGGATTGCCGAGCGTTCATAA
- the argJ gene encoding bifunctional glutamate N-acetyltransferase/amino-acid acetyltransferase ArgJ produces MVKIFWEKKKGGTITSPQGFFASGLHTGIKKNKQKFDASLIVSQTPCAAAGTFTTNRVKSWCVLHAMKGIRHPYHRAVLVSSGNANCMNGPQGKKAIEECVGETARLLNIPEEEILTAQTGLIGSPFPTDALKGGLPKLFRRLSEDGGHAAAKGILTTDRNTKETALSFFLGDKKVTIGAIAKGAGMVHPNMATMLSFITTDAAISKPLLSRAIRHAVDNTFNKISIDNDMSTNDMVFVLANGVATNPIIQNVDRDYRMFRDALEEVCRAMAYKMVKDGEGVNHVCRLRVFGAKNPTEAEKAARQIANSMLFKTMLSGANPNWGRIAAAIGASGVVFNPEHLSISFGNAHVLSNGSLRATHIPKAERVLYKRDYTIDVTIGKGRGRAEFLTSDLTTKYVVINASYS; encoded by the coding sequence ATGGTAAAAATTTTTTGGGAAAAGAAAAAAGGGGGGACCATTACTTCCCCACAAGGATTTTTCGCCAGCGGTCTTCACACCGGAATCAAAAAAAACAAACAAAAATTTGATGCGTCCTTGATTGTTTCGCAAACACCCTGCGCCGCGGCGGGAACATTCACCACCAACCGTGTGAAGTCATGGTGCGTCCTCCATGCCATGAAAGGGATACGCCACCCGTATCATCGTGCCGTTCTGGTCTCCAGCGGCAACGCCAACTGTATGAACGGTCCGCAGGGAAAAAAGGCGATTGAAGAGTGTGTTGGAGAAACGGCGAGACTTTTGAATATTCCCGAAGAAGAAATTCTCACTGCTCAGACCGGATTGATCGGCTCTCCCTTTCCCACGGATGCCTTAAAAGGCGGTTTACCGAAACTCTTCCGCCGTCTTTCCGAAGACGGGGGCCATGCCGCCGCCAAAGGAATTTTGACGACGGACCGCAACACCAAAGAGACGGCCCTCTCTTTTTTTCTGGGTGACAAAAAAGTGACGATTGGCGCCATTGCTAAAGGGGCTGGGATGGTTCACCCGAACATGGCCACGATGCTTTCTTTTATCACAACCGATGCCGCGATTTCCAAGCCGCTTCTTTCGCGCGCCATCCGTCACGCGGTTGATAACACCTTCAACAAAATTTCGATCGACAATGACATGAGCACCAACGACATGGTTTTTGTTTTGGCAAACGGTGTGGCCACGAATCCCATCATCCAGAATGTGGATCGCGACTACCGGATGTTCCGTGATGCGCTGGAAGAAGTCTGCCGCGCCATGGCTTATAAAATGGTGAAGGACGGCGAAGGCGTGAATCATGTCTGCCGTCTCAGGGTTTTTGGCGCCAAGAATCCGACCGAAGCAGAAAAGGCCGCACGCCAAATTGCCAATTCCATGCTTTTCAAGACGATGCTTTCTGGCGCCAATCCAAACTGGGGGCGTATTGCCGCGGCGATTGGGGCGAGTGGCGTTGTTTTCAATCCCGAACATTTGAGCATTTCATTCGGCAATGCCCATGTCTTGAGCAACGGCAGTTTGAGGGCAACCCATATTCCAAAGGCGGAGAGAGTGCTTTACAAAAGAGATTACACGATTGACGTGACGATTGGAAAAGGCCGCGGCCGCGCAGAGTTTTTGACTTCTGATCTCACCACAAAATATGTGGTGATCAACGCGAGTTATTCGTAA